One window of Polyangiaceae bacterium genomic DNA carries:
- a CDS encoding DUF1343 domain-containing protein: MSRFRVTSFMQAMQSRTWPLVVAAATACASGLTPAPSPRPPPEQPRLAPSVSSTPSVAPPTEVAVPPDPGEPLRVPFAKLSEIEQAIQGSIDRGEITGAVVELGRHDGVLARRALGRIQTSPPRWYLPETRFDLASLTKPFTALTCLLVMQEQGVRLDARVASYLPEFAAHAKGQITIRDLLLHQSGLPAANPLGDLRGDEATQRAHILGIAPSGKLGDFVYSDVNFMVLGLLTEKLGGAPLDQVMRAKLLAPLGLEETGFRRPSEKPGEAERFAPTEIANLIPTDPSSPKVRLQGLVHDPRARALDGVAGHAGLFSTAADLGKLARALLNHSGPLSQALTNSMLEPKRFGKKVRGLGWELRASDPRVFGHYGFTGTSLWVDPARDGYVVVLTSRLYPSGKGTADPLRGAIHRLAHGAYAADLGKHFEPVVGADALRLADFAPLQGAKVLLLTNESARLRDGRTSIELFRDAPNVELVALLSPEHGIDGRHSGLVKNAVDRFTGLPVRSLYADPKLDVDPKQLAGADTIVFDLQDVGVRFYTYFSTLHSVLRAAAKTKQRVVILDRPNPLGGKTVAGPIQDFRKPTFVHHLRLPLIHGLTAGEFAGYVVEQERLDVRLEVIQLRDWQRSTILSQAQSWAPPSPNLRTRNAVLLYSVLGPFETTSLSVGRGTDTPFEVIGAPYINPSVLLGDLGNTPGLHFEIVSFVPRASTQRGKTCKGLALSVVDASQFNATDTLIKLAHALLKSYPQVDPNRLDDLLANRQVVEELKTGRGLNWFEMRWKKDLDEYQDRRRKVLLY, from the coding sequence ATGTCACGCTTTCGCGTCACAAGCTTCATGCAGGCCATGCAGAGCCGCACCTGGCCCCTTGTCGTTGCTGCGGCGACCGCCTGTGCCAGTGGCCTCACACCAGCGCCATCGCCGCGTCCGCCCCCGGAACAACCGCGCCTGGCGCCGAGTGTGTCGAGCACCCCGTCAGTCGCACCGCCAACGGAGGTTGCCGTTCCGCCCGATCCGGGAGAGCCGCTGCGCGTACCGTTCGCCAAGCTCAGCGAAATCGAGCAGGCCATCCAGGGCAGTATTGACCGCGGGGAAATAACAGGCGCGGTAGTCGAGCTCGGGCGCCACGACGGAGTGCTGGCGCGGCGCGCTCTCGGGCGCATCCAGACCTCCCCGCCCCGTTGGTATCTACCCGAGACGCGGTTCGACCTCGCGTCGCTCACGAAGCCCTTCACGGCTTTGACCTGTCTCTTGGTCATGCAGGAGCAGGGGGTGAGGCTCGACGCCCGAGTCGCCAGTTACCTCCCAGAGTTCGCCGCCCACGCTAAGGGTCAGATCACCATCCGAGATCTATTGCTCCACCAAAGCGGCCTACCGGCGGCGAATCCGCTGGGAGATCTACGCGGCGACGAGGCGACACAGCGAGCACACATCTTGGGCATCGCACCCAGCGGAAAGCTTGGCGATTTCGTCTACAGCGACGTCAACTTCATGGTGCTTGGACTATTGACCGAAAAGCTCGGCGGGGCGCCGCTAGACCAGGTGATGCGCGCCAAGTTGCTCGCGCCCCTCGGGCTCGAAGAAACCGGGTTTCGCCGTCCAAGTGAGAAACCTGGGGAGGCCGAGCGATTCGCGCCCACTGAGATCGCCAACTTAATCCCCACGGATCCGTCGAGCCCGAAGGTGCGTCTTCAAGGGCTTGTGCATGACCCTCGTGCACGCGCGCTGGACGGCGTCGCGGGGCACGCCGGGTTGTTTTCCACAGCAGCAGACCTGGGCAAGCTCGCGCGCGCACTGCTCAACCACAGCGGTCCGCTCAGCCAGGCGCTCACGAACTCCATGCTCGAGCCAAAGCGCTTCGGCAAAAAGGTGCGCGGCCTAGGCTGGGAGCTACGGGCAAGCGATCCGCGCGTGTTCGGCCACTATGGGTTCACCGGTACCTCGCTCTGGGTAGACCCAGCGCGAGATGGCTATGTGGTGGTACTCACGAGCCGCCTGTATCCGAGCGGCAAAGGTACCGCTGACCCACTACGTGGCGCCATTCATCGCTTAGCCCATGGCGCCTACGCAGCCGACTTGGGTAAGCACTTCGAGCCCGTAGTGGGCGCTGACGCGCTACGCCTCGCGGACTTTGCGCCACTGCAAGGCGCAAAGGTGCTGCTACTCACCAACGAATCAGCACGTTTGCGGGACGGCCGCACCAGCATCGAGCTATTTCGAGACGCGCCGAACGTCGAGCTCGTCGCGCTGCTCAGCCCGGAGCACGGAATCGACGGACGACACTCGGGGTTGGTGAAGAACGCAGTCGATCGCTTCACGGGTCTCCCGGTGCGCTCGCTGTATGCGGATCCAAAGCTCGACGTCGATCCGAAGCAGCTCGCTGGCGCGGACACCATCGTGTTCGACCTGCAAGACGTCGGAGTGCGCTTCTACACCTACTTCTCGACGCTGCACTCGGTGCTACGCGCTGCAGCCAAGACCAAGCAGCGCGTGGTGATCTTGGACCGCCCCAATCCCCTTGGAGGCAAGACGGTCGCCGGCCCCATTCAGGACTTCCGCAAGCCGACGTTCGTGCACCACTTGCGGCTACCGCTGATCCACGGACTGACAGCCGGAGAGTTCGCGGGCTATGTCGTCGAGCAAGAACGACTCGACGTGCGCCTCGAGGTGATCCAGCTGCGAGACTGGCAACGCAGCACGATTCTCAGCCAGGCCCAGAGTTGGGCGCCCCCGTCGCCTAACTTGCGCACGCGGAACGCGGTGCTGCTGTATTCCGTGCTGGGTCCTTTCGAGACCACCAGCCTCTCAGTTGGCCGTGGGACGGACACGCCCTTCGAAGTCATCGGCGCGCCCTACATCAATCCGTCGGTGCTGCTCGGCGACCTCGGCAACACTCCGGGGCTGCACTTCGAGATCGTGAGCTTCGTCCCCCGCGCGAGCACTCAGCGTGGGAAAACCTGCAAGGGGCTCGCGCTCAGCGTGGTCGATGCGAGCCAGTTCAACGCCACAGACACGTTGATCAAGCTCGCTCACGCGCTGCTCAAGTCGTACCCCCAGGTCGACCCCAACCGTTTGGACGATCTGCTCGCGAACCGTCAGGTCGTGGAAGAACTCAAGACGGGCCGCGGCTTGAACTGGTTCGAGATGCGCTGGAAGAAGGACCTCGACGAGTACCAGGATCGGCGCCGCAAGGTCTTGCTCTACTGA
- a CDS encoding EAL domain-containing protein yields the protein MPSPLTGVGKLYLWPANWADAPSMILQLEAAEVHYDVLELARCMTVAVDDNCIVALLDRLRHAHNDSQLESTKVLLMHGQTAPGLMDIPRAESLKSFIAQARARWLMELLNNDRLDTHFQAIVDAQDTRRVYAHEALMRGHDTEGGLIPPFRMITAARDAKLMGVLDTLSISRAFRAANERQLQTRLFLNVTPSTITRDSFTAERVTQDCLSQGVAPDRVVLELIESESIADMPGTVERLDSFRAAGFSVALDDVGAGFSNLNLLHQLRPDVVKLDMDLTRDIHEDSYKAVVATKILELAAHLDIATVVEGVEAIEELAWFRERGVTYAQGYLIGRPAAEPLSAGPKL from the coding sequence ATGCCCAGTCCACTGACTGGGGTCGGCAAGCTCTACCTTTGGCCCGCGAACTGGGCAGACGCGCCCAGCATGATTCTGCAGCTGGAAGCTGCTGAGGTGCACTACGACGTGCTCGAACTCGCGCGCTGTATGACGGTAGCGGTGGACGACAACTGCATCGTCGCGCTGCTGGATCGCCTGCGGCACGCCCACAACGACTCTCAGCTCGAGTCGACCAAGGTGCTACTGATGCACGGGCAAACCGCGCCAGGGCTGATGGATATCCCCCGCGCGGAGTCACTCAAGAGCTTCATCGCTCAGGCGCGAGCCCGTTGGCTGATGGAGCTCCTCAACAACGACCGTCTCGACACTCACTTCCAGGCGATCGTCGATGCGCAGGACACGCGCCGAGTCTACGCCCACGAGGCCTTGATGCGTGGTCACGACACCGAGGGCGGGTTGATCCCTCCGTTTCGCATGATCACCGCCGCCCGCGACGCGAAGCTGATGGGCGTGCTGGACACACTGAGTATCTCAAGGGCTTTCCGTGCGGCAAATGAGCGTCAGCTCCAGACGCGGCTCTTTCTCAACGTCACTCCGTCTACCATCACCCGTGACTCGTTCACTGCCGAGCGAGTGACACAGGACTGTCTATCGCAGGGAGTAGCCCCAGACCGCGTCGTTCTCGAACTGATCGAGTCCGAGAGCATCGCGGATATGCCGGGTACCGTCGAAAGACTCGATAGCTTCCGAGCGGCTGGCTTCTCGGTCGCGCTGGATGATGTGGGCGCAGGGTTTTCGAACCTCAACCTGCTGCACCAATTGCGTCCTGACGTCGTCAAGCTCGACATGGATCTGACGCGTGACATTCACGAGGACAGCTACAAAGCGGTCGTGGCCACGAAAATTCTCGAGCTTGCGGCGCACCTCGATATCGCCACCGTGGTGGAGGGTGTTGAAGCCATCGAAGAGCTCGCATGGTTTCGTGAGCGCGGCGTGACGTACGCTCAGGGATACCTGATCGGAAGGCCTGCCGCGGAGCCGCTCTCCGCCGGACCCAAGCTCTAG
- a CDS encoding isopenicillin N synthase family oxygenase has protein sequence MDPSAGVQAVDIPTLNLGDLGGDSAAQERARAAIAEAFGNYGLIYIAGHGVDIEAVHRLYDEFLRFTAEDAAVKERLSSGDIWYQRGWTPPNTEKAVIAGGQPDFKECYFAAPVETDSECEIQYPEIYAENRWPEGYAEFERLYLEVGKQVHGVGAQLLEGCAVALGLSRDTFASRIQGAPHVFRLLRYLPLNQQQVDQGILWGEEHTDFNLVTLLPGGRFHDPSGVRCPRPDEGSGLYLRTRPSAEFPDGMLIKGTPPAGCLVAQVGQQLEILSGGRFLATPHVITAPGTPGYSRCSAAHFVHLHSYQILKPLDECASEESIRAYSPPVLAGTYSIKTLVDIGLAPAEALSKLGYRHYGRLADIRGRQG, from the coding sequence ATCGACCCGAGCGCAGGCGTTCAAGCTGTAGACATCCCGACTCTGAACCTAGGTGATCTGGGAGGCGATTCCGCCGCTCAAGAGCGTGCCCGAGCTGCCATTGCGGAGGCGTTCGGGAACTACGGGTTGATCTACATCGCTGGTCACGGTGTAGACATCGAGGCGGTTCATCGCCTGTACGACGAGTTCTTACGCTTCACGGCTGAGGACGCGGCGGTGAAGGAACGCCTCTCGAGCGGGGACATCTGGTACCAGCGCGGCTGGACGCCGCCCAACACGGAGAAGGCCGTGATCGCTGGCGGACAGCCGGACTTCAAAGAGTGCTACTTCGCCGCACCCGTGGAGACCGACTCGGAGTGTGAGATCCAGTATCCCGAGATCTACGCGGAGAATCGCTGGCCGGAGGGCTACGCGGAGTTCGAGCGCCTGTACCTGGAGGTCGGAAAACAGGTCCACGGGGTTGGGGCGCAGCTGCTCGAAGGCTGCGCTGTTGCGCTCGGTCTGAGTCGCGATACCTTTGCCTCGCGGATTCAAGGGGCGCCCCACGTCTTCCGCTTGCTGCGCTATCTCCCCTTGAATCAGCAGCAGGTGGACCAGGGCATCCTATGGGGTGAGGAGCACACGGACTTCAATCTCGTCACGTTGCTCCCCGGCGGGCGCTTTCACGATCCGAGCGGGGTGCGTTGTCCGCGGCCCGATGAGGGCTCTGGGCTCTATCTGCGGACTCGACCGAGCGCCGAGTTCCCTGACGGCATGCTGATCAAGGGCACTCCGCCTGCCGGTTGCTTGGTGGCACAGGTTGGACAGCAACTCGAGATCCTCAGCGGTGGTCGTTTCCTCGCGACACCGCACGTGATCACGGCGCCGGGTACTCCCGGGTACTCGCGCTGCAGCGCTGCGCACTTCGTTCACCTTCACAGCTACCAGATCCTCAAGCCGCTCGATGAGTGTGCCTCCGAGGAATCGATCCGCGCGTACTCACCGCCGGTCTTGGCAGGCACGTACAGCATCAAGACGTTGGTCGACATTGGCCTTGCCCCAGCGGAAGCACTGAGCAAGCTCGGCTACCGCCACTACGGTCGCCTCGCCGACATTCGCGGCCGCCAAGGCTGA
- a CDS encoding TetR/AcrR family transcriptional regulator, which yields MISSASNLGEAERTAEELSSVSRPKQARSQRTLERLLDAAEQLILEQGLVEVSIPEIVARAGSSVGGFYGRFKDKDALMRALEERFLARVGSLLEEVTRPERWEDKSLEQTIAGLLEVMVQVYSDAGPLLRAFVAHAARSQKVWRDGRRLRGQATRHFIELGLRHADQITHPEPAKALELGLQMVFGVLQQKAILGDVRVQQRALSNAELVEEFTSVILAYLRVHR from the coding sequence ATGATTTCGAGTGCTTCCAACCTCGGTGAGGCGGAGCGCACTGCTGAAGAACTCTCCAGCGTGTCGCGCCCGAAGCAGGCGCGGAGTCAGCGCACCCTCGAGCGCCTGCTCGACGCGGCTGAGCAGCTCATTCTGGAGCAAGGCCTCGTCGAGGTTTCCATACCGGAAATCGTCGCTCGCGCCGGGTCGTCCGTCGGCGGCTTCTACGGTCGCTTCAAGGACAAGGACGCGCTGATGCGTGCCCTCGAAGAGCGCTTCCTGGCGCGCGTCGGGTCGCTGCTCGAGGAGGTGACGCGCCCCGAGAGGTGGGAGGACAAGAGCCTCGAGCAAACCATCGCCGGTCTGCTCGAGGTCATGGTCCAGGTCTACAGCGACGCCGGGCCGTTGCTTAGAGCCTTCGTGGCCCACGCCGCTCGTTCTCAGAAGGTCTGGCGAGATGGACGCAGGCTCCGCGGTCAGGCGACTCGACACTTCATCGAGCTTGGGCTGCGTCACGCGGATCAGATCACTCATCCGGAGCCCGCGAAGGCGCTCGAGCTGGGACTTCAAATGGTGTTCGGAGTGTTGCAGCAAAAGGCCATCCTTGGGGATGTGCGAGTGCAGCAACGCGCGCTCTCCAATGCGGAGCTGGTCGAGGAATTCACGAGCGTGATCCTCGCGTACCTACGGGTGCATCGATAA
- a CDS encoding ferritin-like domain-containing protein, with the protein MDYEQKNPLPIPDTGAYREVEGTIKTVFDWQYALEEQKLMHLYEKGKALSWNANELDWSQDVDVAKLSLESGVDVFMNQVMQPPRELSQDEAILLRLHTNAFMLSQFLHGEQGALIATAKIVQTVPWAEAKFYAANQVADEARHVEVYHRYLTEKLGLSYEIEPSLGTLLDQIVSDSRWDITYLGMQILVEGLALAAFGTLRLVMQNEPLIQDITARIMADESRHVAFGVMSLEKVYREEMSARELAEREEFVIEATRLLRTRLLNRQVFERLGWDPDVWVPWMTNTPIQKGFRQMMFSKIVPNLRRLGLLTPKVRAAFAEMDLLRFEHEKDSVEAPEVTPPYELVKTLMDFLNKREEGSAST; encoded by the coding sequence ATGGACTACGAACAGAAGAATCCGCTGCCGATACCGGACACCGGCGCCTACAGAGAGGTAGAGGGCACCATCAAGACCGTGTTCGACTGGCAGTACGCCCTCGAAGAGCAGAAGCTCATGCACCTGTACGAAAAGGGCAAGGCGCTCTCCTGGAACGCCAACGAGCTTGATTGGTCCCAGGACGTAGATGTCGCGAAGCTCAGCCTCGAGTCCGGCGTCGACGTGTTCATGAACCAGGTGATGCAGCCGCCTCGGGAGCTGAGTCAGGACGAAGCCATCCTGCTGCGCTTGCACACCAACGCCTTCATGTTGTCTCAGTTTCTGCACGGTGAGCAGGGCGCGTTGATCGCCACCGCGAAGATCGTCCAGACCGTGCCGTGGGCTGAGGCTAAGTTCTACGCCGCGAATCAGGTGGCTGACGAGGCTCGACACGTGGAGGTCTACCATCGTTACCTCACGGAGAAGCTCGGCCTCTCGTACGAGATCGAGCCGAGCTTGGGCACCTTGCTGGACCAAATCGTGTCGGATTCCCGCTGGGACATCACGTACCTGGGGATGCAGATCCTGGTTGAAGGCCTTGCGCTTGCGGCCTTTGGCACCTTGCGCCTGGTCATGCAGAACGAGCCGTTGATTCAGGATATCACGGCGCGCATCATGGCGGACGAGTCGCGTCACGTGGCCTTCGGCGTGATGAGCCTGGAGAAGGTGTACCGCGAGGAAATGAGCGCGCGAGAACTGGCGGAACGCGAGGAGTTCGTGATCGAAGCGACTCGGCTACTGCGCACGCGGCTGTTGAACCGTCAGGTGTTCGAGCGCCTGGGTTGGGACCCCGACGTGTGGGTCCCGTGGATGACGAACACACCGATCCAGAAGGGCTTCCGCCAGATGATGTTCTCGAAGATCGTCCCGAACCTTCGCCGGCTTGGCTTGTTGACGCCGAAGGTGCGCGCTGCCTTCGCCGAAATGGACCTTCTGCGCTTCGAGCACGAGAAAGACTCCGTCGAGGCGCCGGAGGTGACACCCCCCTATGAACTCGTGAAAACGCTGATGGACTTCTTGAACAAGCGGGAAGAGGGCTCTGCCTCAACCTGA
- a CDS encoding ATP-dependent RNA helicase produces MPDERLPIHEVRAAFDASVEQARRGGRGARIVLSAPTGTGKSTEVPRWFPGSVLVVEPRRVACRSLAARVASLQGVELGAEIGYAVRDDVRRGPRTRLLFATPGMVLNDFGAYESFESVVLDEFHERRLDVDLLLALYREETKADLLVMSATLQAERLAQALGATLLEATSRAFPVRVEYLPGREPLPERGGLEVRVREALKRAESLAGDILVFLPGKAEIAAIGAECRDLGYQLVELHGGLSLEHQARVFEPSERRKLILATNVAETSLTIPGVGVVIDSGLVRRTRYHAGRGFLSLAPIASDSAEQRAGRAGRTGPGVAFRLWSPAAVLEALTPPEIRRESLVPLVLTSAALGRRVEDLQFVDTPAEHALDSARAELEQLGALDATGQVTRVGCELAGLPLDPALGRLIVEARGRDAFDDVVDLVAALATGRRLVREVTDFSSELEAGDYSDACVLIRAVRKGRAKRHGLDPQALAEARQNARRLRRAFGRAELPPPEHADDPSGEAVGRIALQADHRAGYVARRRKRSISWSSGGTEVELGRESVVSRLLAGPDHLHPEALVVFETRALGVPGVGGRANRIIATCAQRASLRDLFVAGLGREQVTKPSLDERGHVRAVVQRVHAGKCLGESETTPSGEQLVDALCALVLRGTVFRGVAERSELRSRQWALVAQLSKLPAGPLEGFSVDPPPPYVDWLRERIATLGVSQPADWQLLDATDLELPVLPPEIAPLLEREFPLSLHLGDARYRVNYDLSRKQVILEATSGHPKKPPPANYLPRFHGLRVFVEAGGTLHRVR; encoded by the coding sequence GTGCCTGACGAACGGCTACCTATTCACGAGGTCAGAGCAGCCTTCGACGCCAGCGTGGAGCAGGCGCGGCGAGGGGGGCGCGGGGCGCGGATCGTGCTCAGCGCCCCCACAGGCACAGGTAAGAGCACCGAGGTTCCGCGCTGGTTTCCTGGCTCGGTGCTCGTCGTGGAGCCGCGCCGAGTCGCCTGCCGTAGCCTTGCCGCCCGCGTAGCCAGCCTGCAGGGCGTGGAGCTTGGGGCCGAGATTGGGTACGCGGTACGTGACGACGTGCGGCGTGGGCCACGGACGCGGCTTTTGTTTGCGACACCGGGCATGGTGCTCAACGATTTCGGTGCTTACGAATCCTTCGAGAGTGTCGTGCTCGACGAGTTTCACGAGCGTCGGTTGGACGTGGATCTCTTGCTCGCCTTATACCGCGAGGAAACAAAAGCGGATCTGCTAGTTATGAGCGCGACGCTGCAGGCGGAGCGCCTCGCTCAAGCGCTAGGCGCGACGTTACTCGAGGCGACTTCCCGAGCGTTTCCCGTGAGGGTCGAGTACCTCCCCGGTCGAGAGCCCTTGCCCGAACGTGGAGGCCTGGAGGTAAGGGTTCGCGAGGCGTTGAAGCGTGCTGAGTCACTTGCAGGCGACATCCTGGTGTTTCTGCCTGGCAAGGCGGAGATCGCCGCGATCGGCGCGGAGTGCCGAGATCTCGGCTATCAGCTGGTCGAACTCCACGGTGGCCTCAGTCTCGAACATCAAGCGCGGGTGTTCGAGCCGAGCGAGCGGCGCAAGCTTATCCTGGCAACCAACGTCGCTGAGACCAGCCTAACGATCCCGGGTGTGGGGGTGGTGATCGACTCCGGGCTAGTGAGGCGAACTCGCTATCACGCTGGACGTGGCTTCTTGAGCTTGGCCCCCATCGCCAGCGACTCCGCGGAGCAGCGCGCGGGGCGCGCCGGACGCACCGGGCCTGGGGTGGCTTTTCGGCTCTGGTCTCCCGCTGCCGTGCTCGAGGCGCTGACGCCGCCAGAGATCCGCAGGGAAAGCCTGGTCCCTCTCGTGCTGACGAGCGCGGCGCTTGGGCGGCGGGTGGAAGACCTGCAGTTCGTGGACACGCCCGCCGAGCACGCGCTCGACAGCGCTCGCGCCGAGCTAGAGCAGCTCGGTGCCCTGGATGCAACGGGACAGGTCACACGCGTCGGCTGCGAACTGGCCGGTCTTCCGTTGGATCCAGCGCTCGGAAGGCTGATTGTGGAGGCCAGAGGTAGGGACGCTTTCGACGACGTCGTGGATCTGGTTGCCGCGCTCGCCACCGGTAGGCGACTGGTGCGCGAAGTCACCGACTTCAGCTCGGAGTTGGAAGCGGGGGACTACTCAGACGCTTGCGTCCTGATCCGTGCGGTTCGCAAGGGGCGGGCCAAGCGTCACGGGCTCGACCCACAGGCGCTGGCCGAGGCCCGTCAGAACGCTCGCCGACTGCGTCGTGCGTTCGGCCGCGCTGAGTTGCCGCCGCCCGAACACGCGGATGACCCCAGTGGCGAGGCTGTTGGACGCATCGCGCTCCAAGCGGATCATCGCGCTGGGTACGTGGCGCGACGCCGCAAGCGCTCGATTAGCTGGAGTTCCGGCGGCACCGAAGTGGAGCTTGGACGGGAGAGTGTGGTCAGCAGGCTGCTTGCGGGACCTGACCACCTGCACCCCGAGGCCTTGGTTGTCTTCGAGACGCGTGCGCTCGGTGTGCCCGGCGTGGGGGGACGTGCGAATCGCATTATCGCTACCTGTGCACAACGCGCGAGCTTGCGGGATCTCTTCGTTGCGGGGCTCGGACGTGAACAAGTCACCAAGCCAAGCCTCGACGAACGGGGTCACGTTCGCGCCGTCGTCCAGCGTGTCCACGCCGGGAAGTGTCTCGGCGAGTCAGAGACCACTCCGTCCGGTGAACAGCTCGTCGATGCGCTCTGCGCGTTGGTGCTCCGCGGTACTGTGTTCCGCGGGGTAGCGGAGCGGAGCGAACTGCGAAGCCGCCAGTGGGCCTTGGTGGCGCAGCTCTCCAAGCTCCCCGCGGGCCCGCTGGAGGGCTTTTCTGTTGACCCGCCTCCGCCCTACGTGGACTGGCTCCGGGAACGCATCGCGACGCTTGGAGTGAGCCAACCCGCGGACTGGCAGCTGCTGGACGCGACGGATCTCGAGCTCCCCGTGCTGCCACCGGAGATTGCGCCGCTCTTGGAGCGCGAGTTCCCCCTCAGCTTGCACCTCGGAGACGCGCGCTACCGGGTGAACTACGACTTGTCCCGAAAGCAGGTGATTCTGGAGGCGACATCCGGTCATCCCAAGAAGCCGCCTCCCGCCAACTATCTGCCGCGGTTTCACGGCCTTCGGGTGTTCGTAGAAGCGGGTGGAACGCTGCACCGCGTGCGCTGA
- a CDS encoding DUF2236 domain-containing protein — protein MPIRTSRHELRRIPALSEIQYGACHSEAELQAQRHITDPLADEVIAELRKAHPIRSPEDMLNEVRRQAATGGPPIYQRFLEETSRVPAWANFRRMRAGQRLIAAYGPFMGLSLLTGSLVGGYMFKKMAMVTALTGRLGMPGDISRRLEETSALVFSMALPGELEPGGRAHEILVRVRLLHGAIRQWMADSGRWKPHWDEPINQEDLAITLSLFSCWNVQSLLRMGVRLTDDEIESHHLLWRYAGYVLGIQETLLTASFDQEVAQYREMLKHQARPSECPAYGKKILDEVAGKLPLFPEEMARNFLHQTTRHLVGGELVEGLEIPHHARYPGIPLLRAVGRAYSFVHRRVPGGEALLYAAGSRQYRQALRRMARARGLSYGVKTHDAAAVRRAHGLAAE, from the coding sequence ATGCCCATCCGCACCTCGCGCCACGAGCTCCGGCGCATCCCAGCGCTCTCCGAGATCCAATACGGCGCGTGTCACAGTGAGGCTGAGCTACAGGCCCAGCGGCACATCACCGATCCATTGGCGGACGAAGTGATCGCGGAGCTGAGGAAGGCCCATCCGATCCGCAGCCCCGAGGACATGCTGAACGAAGTGCGGCGCCAGGCTGCGACAGGCGGGCCGCCAATTTATCAGAGGTTCCTCGAGGAAACATCGAGAGTCCCGGCGTGGGCTAACTTTCGACGCATGCGGGCTGGGCAGCGGCTGATCGCGGCGTACGGACCATTCATGGGACTCTCCTTGCTCACGGGGAGCCTCGTCGGCGGGTACATGTTCAAGAAGATGGCGATGGTCACCGCGCTCACTGGCCGGTTGGGAATGCCTGGAGACATCTCCCGGCGCCTGGAGGAAACGTCGGCGCTGGTGTTCAGCATGGCGCTGCCCGGCGAACTCGAGCCCGGTGGACGGGCGCACGAGATTCTCGTGCGTGTGCGTCTGCTCCACGGCGCCATCCGTCAGTGGATGGCCGACTCGGGCCGGTGGAAGCCCCACTGGGACGAACCGATCAACCAGGAGGACCTCGCGATCACGCTTTCCCTGTTCAGCTGCTGGAATGTCCAGAGCTTGCTCAGGATGGGCGTGCGCCTGACCGACGATGAGATAGAGAGCCATCACCTGCTGTGGCGTTACGCTGGCTACGTCCTTGGCATCCAGGAGACGCTCCTCACGGCGAGCTTCGATCAAGAGGTGGCGCAGTACCGCGAAATGCTGAAGCACCAAGCGCGACCCAGTGAATGCCCAGCGTACGGAAAGAAGATACTCGATGAGGTTGCGGGTAAGCTGCCGCTGTTCCCGGAGGAAATGGCGCGGAATTTTCTGCACCAGACGACGCGCCACCTCGTGGGAGGTGAGCTGGTCGAAGGGCTCGAGATCCCCCACCACGCGCGTTACCCGGGTATTCCCTTATTGCGTGCCGTCGGGCGCGCGTACTCTTTCGTGCATCGCCGCGTGCCGGGCGGAGAGGCGCTGCTCTACGCTGCGGGTTCACGCCAGTATCGCCAAGCGCTGCGCCGAATGGCCCGAGCTCGCGGGCTCAGCTACGGCGTGAAGACTCACGATGCGGCCGCTGTGCGCCGCGCCCACGGCCTAGCTGCGGAGTGA